TTTTTTTACACTCTTGTATAATCTCcacaataaatacttatttctttttcactaCTTAACCAATTTACTAAAGATAATTATTAGTAAtacccattttttttcttaattttatctcTTCACCAGTGTCTAAATAGTATTTAGggtgttcttttatttttctttccttttaaaaaaatcctaatacAACAACATCAACATGATCCACTAAAGCAGTGTATGTTGAGTGTTTTGTTCAGTTATTTACCTCTATAAATATCACCCCTCCACTCACTCATTCCCcacacaaacaaacacaaaccaaaccaaaccccatTTTATTCATTCTCAAAACTTCTCTCTAGCTAGCTAGCACCGTTCATCACTCACATTATTCTTTCTGAGAATGCATTATCAAGCAGCAGCGGCGTCGTGGGGGAGCTACGTGGCGGGGGCCCCACGGAACAGCGCGGCGGCGGCGGTGGTGGTGGGGGACCCACTGGAGCGGATAGAGAGGCTGGCGTCGGAGAGCGCGGTGGTGATATTCAGCGTGAGCACGTGCTGCATGTGCCACGCCATCAAGAGGCTCTTCTGCGGCATGGGCGTGAACCCGACCGTGCACGAGCTGGACGAGGATCCAAGAGGCAAGGACCTCGAACGCGCCCTCATGCGGCTCCTCGGAACCCCCTCGGTTGTCCCTGTCGTCTTCATCGGTGGCAAGCTTGTCGGAACCATGGACCGAGTCATGGCTTGCCACATTAACGGCACCCTCGTTCCTCTCCTCAAAGAAGCTGGTGCTCTCTGGCTTTGAAAATGCACCCACCACCAATTAACGCTATCTaagtataaataaacaaaaaaatatgagagagggtaaaaaaaaaagaagaggtttTATTAAACAgtgtttattgttattattattatcaatcaGAGGAAGGGGATGAATGAAGTGGTCTTTTGTGagtctcttcttcttccattcttccatTTTGGAtacactactactactacttgcAGCAGCAGCAGCTGCTTCTAACTGACTTGTTAatcaatcttttctttctttctttcttttcagtttcatgctcttttttatttttatttttggttttgttggGTGATGTTTATTTGGGTTTGTTATGGTTTGCTTGTTTTGTAAAGATAGAAGGcgaaatgcaaaaaaaaaaaaaagagagagttaattttattctactgttttctttttatttgtttgttattttggaATGTTTGGTTTTGGAGAAAATGGCACAAaggtttgctttttttttactgtgttGATGGATATGGGGGCATGAAAAGGGAAATCAATCTCTTTTTGTTGAGGAGAAAACAGTGGACGGTGAGAAAAGGCGTCGTGTCTGGACGAAGTTGTTGTCGCTTTCTTTCGTtgtctttgttttaatttgttgtgtttcattttctttgggCTTGTGTTGGAGTGAAGTGTGATGTCAATGCAGCTTTCGTTTTGACCGTTTTCTATGGAGAATTAGAAGCAAGAACGGtcgttaaaaatattttgggaagatgtttgtttttttttttttcttattaaaattaaaatattggcatttaatttattttttaaaaaaaattgaaaaaggaaaTGAAGATAAGAATAATAACTTGCCAAGCAGCAAAAGTACTGTGAAATTTTATCGTTATGGTGACGTGCCCGAAAACTTGTATTTTTTAAGGAGGGGTAATGATAAGTGACATGATTACAATCGTTTTTGTTGAAACGACTTGTCGTCCAGCAACCGGAAAAACGGATTGTGTTTTTCATCATTAAAATTTGAACTAGTTGTGtctggtgtgtgtgtgtgctgcGATTTCTTTGACCTCGTGCAGCCAAAAGCCAGTGAGCCCACTTAGGCTAGCTCCTCAACACTggctcatttatttatttaattttgcaaattttcctatctgaattttcttttatcaagttAGAAGACATTAATTTCCTATAACTTGGtgaatcaatttgaatttttactaaaagacatatTCATATTTAGTATCCAATACATAATTGTCtctaaaagaagagaaatgtaagaaacaaaaagaagttagagttaacaaaattttaaattagacatgatatgaaaatttaaagaatacacaaaaaaatatgaaaattaaagaattaaatagaataaaaaatttaaagatgtaATTAAaacctaaattaaaattagactGTGAGTACACTTCTCtccttaattatatttgattaacATGTTTGACTCTCATTTTTCCAGATTTCaatcttttgtttataatttaaatttgttttagtaCGTTGAGTTTGTAATAAGTTAGATACGTGACAGTTGGGTATAGATTTATTTCAAATTAGCAATATGATTGAAAACATagactttataaaaaaactagaaatatatttttttgaaacgcaaagaaaaaatattattaacactCACTTCAAGCAAGAAAACCTAGAATAATGAATGGtcctttattaattaattttagtacGGTTTGTTGGTCTATTATTTAACTAAAACTAAACTAAAAGTGGTGATTTTCTTACAtaatattcaaaataacaaaacaaactcCATTGAATCAAGAAACACAATGTTATAAATTTGGGAAAACATCAAAGGTATTTTCTAACTCGAACAAATATCACTGGTTTCAAGAGTGTGATTCAAGGTGACATGACTAGGGTTGGATCCTTTCATGTGACAATTTTATCATGTGAAATCTTAgtctttaattgaaattaagagagaaaatttaaataataaaaatggaagACATGAAGTTTTGATGGTAGAGATTTTCACATAAGAGAATTTAAGTGAAAATCTCACatgaaaaaaatctatttttgacACGACCATGGACAAACATAAAAACCATTAAAGGTGCAATTCTTTCatgaatgtgttaaaaaaaaggttGTATAAGCATGCTAGACATTTGCATGATCTAGCGCATGAATGAGCTCCAAATTTTTGCCCAACTATGCCTAATCTTGAGTATCACCCCACTATTCCAAAATGAATCCTTTATTGCAATTTGCTTGGGattttgcttatttttataACAAGTTAATTTCAAATGAAACCACTTAGTAATTCAATTACTCAATTACTCAGAGTtagtttttttgtgtgtgtgaataTTAGTCAAGGTTAGTTATTGAAATTATTAGATTGGttgaatgataaaagaaaaagagagagagaaaaaggtcAAATTTGATCCTTCCTCCTtgctaacaaaaaaaactaataattacgaacatttagtaataaaaaaaagtcaggATTAGTTATTATGTTGCCAATGCTCTCCATGGCAATTACCTTCATGTATATAAACGTCCGTtatgctaacattttttttttatcgaaaaaatattagtagttaatgttattagttttttgttaTCCTAACATTGTAACATGTTTCTTTTCGGCTATCAAGTTACATCACTCTCAATACTTGTCTTTGTAACAACCAAACAAATTATTTCTCCTTttctattttgagaacaatgtTTCTATTGATCATTTAGAGTTTTAAgagattatattaaaaaaataaggaactGGAAACTTTGCTATAGCAAAATTTAGAATATTTTGCAATTGTAAaaatttagtaatttaatttattaacatgGAAACATGAAATTGTATTgctagaagtaaaaaaaattaatctcgaAGAAAACTAGATTTTAGATATTGCAAGAAAAAATTGAActgtagaaaattatttttttgtaacaaATCAAGCATCTAAATTAGTCATATTTTTAAAGCCTCGTACACATTGCTCAGTTGGTTGAGCcaaaacaatttataatacTTAATTTGTAGTATCTTAAACCTATTTTCACGTTAAGATTTAGAAGAACCCATAACTACAGCCCATTAAATTGGATGCCCCAAAAGCCTACTTGGACCAAGTATCGAAGGCTTGTAACATGTCAGTAGTCGATGGGCCTGGTCTACATGGTCTAAAAGCTTGGTTGAAAGTGTGGGTTATGTGCTCATACGACTTAGAAACCGACTATTTGATCcctataaaattgtttttttcctcTATCAATCAAGagcaaatatcaaaatattcttGGAGCATTTTAACCTCACCTTTCCCATCCCACCACTCTTtcctcctttcttttcttccttcatttattttctctttccctCTCAATCTTCACTATCTGCACTCACATTATTGAAGGTTTTTTCCCCCTCAAGGAATCATGATTCCATTTTTTCCCGTGTTTTTGACAATACAACAAAATCAAGATTTTGTTATGCTACAACTTCGTCCATTATGTAACACAACAAAATTACGATTCTATAATATAACAAGTTTTGTAAACCAATAaaaatgaacaataaaaatatgattttgttttacaCTATGCAATAGAATTATACTTTTGTTGCACATGTTGAATTTAGTCCCTCCTCTTCTACAACAGAATCGTGTTTCTATTATGCACTTTCCCCAGACCTTAATGTACAATGGAATCACAATTCCGCTACACTAGTGGGGTGTGGAAAAAAATACAGCAAATGTGCATTGCACAATGAAATTGGGATTCTGTTGTCCAACATTTTTCACACCCCCTCTAGTGTAACAAAATCTTGATTTCAACGTGCATATTGGGGAAGGATAAATTTGGAATTTTTGAACAATGGTAGAGGCTGATAGCAAAAGGGTTGGGACCAATAGCAACTCTCTACGAGTTAGTATTGCActtttgcaaaaattggggAGGTAACAATGTTTCTTTTGGGCTTATGTGGTTACTAATGAACTAAAAATGGACAATTACTTAGCCACCtcattttttgtttagtgcaccACAAAAATCTGTAAAGTCCCATTTTCATCTCACtcactctcttcttctctcCATCTTCCTCTTTACTCCATGTGGCGCTTGTGAGTATCCTCTCAACTAGGATGATGGTGGTGCTAGTCAAGTCACGGTCCAAGAGTGATGGCGTTGTTGAAGCACAGAAATGCATTACGAattaagtaatataaaaaatgtattatcaatgaattttttgcaTTATGTATTGCTCAATCAGtaatacaaaaaaatgtattacgGATTGATCAATCCATAACACAAATGTATTACAGATTGAGAAATCCGTAATACATTGTGTTATGGATTTTGAGAAATCGTAACTATATCACGAAGGTGACGGGGTATATTCTTTGGTGTGCGGCGATATTATGGAGTCGTGGTTGAGTGGCGCAATGTAGTGATGATGTTGTCGCAATGTAGTGATGATGTTGTCGATGgttcatgatgatgatgttgaagGTGAAGAAAACACGATATGGAAGCACATGAAGTCGTCTTCACTTGCGTGGGTAACACACTCGTGTGAATATGGGATGCGATTTGGAAGGCAAAATGAAAGTGCATGTGTCAAATGCACTTCCATGTTGCTTGGCCTCACTCTTGGACACCGTGGTGGTGCATCTTGACTCGTAGGCAAAGACAACGACTTTTGTTTGTGGCAGCAATCGTGCACAGATTTGGAAAAGGAGGTGGCAGCGCAATGGTGGCTGGGTACTAGGGTGATGGTGGCTGGTGAAGGTTCATAGAGGAGGTAAGAGAGAGGAAGAAGGGTAAGAATGAGATATTAGAAAAATTGAAGGTGCACcgagaaaaaaatgagatggGCTAAATAATTGTCGTAAAAATATTGTGAATAAAGTTTGAGATCCACCGTTTAAAAATCAGCGCATACATGATGCTAAAAGTCATTTTATTTTGAGCTCTCGGTTCATGCAGCTTTGTTTGAACTTATTTGAAACTTCCCAAAATGAATTTGATGGTGGAAATGAGTGGATTAGGTGTTGGCATGTTGTTGGTTGAAGAGTGAACCAATATATGTTCTTTATGtgatgttttttcttcttcttttctatcACATTTTCCTTGGACGCTTAATCTCGGTGCTTCATCTTACATATATCAGTTTTGtataaagtatttaaattttacatagaCAAATATATACTATGGTATTTTCTATCGTGACTTATTAGTAGTGAAGTTCTAATGCATACAAACAAGCAAATAATTTAGAGTTAGAAGTATACAGATTGACTAACATtacgaaaatgaaaaaacaaaaggaggcCAATATCTAACTTCAGATAATTGCAATATGTGTGAATTAGTTAAAGTTCAACAACTCACTTTGAAAAGTCAATCAAATGAAGCAAGATatttatatcaattaatatGGATTGATTATGATTCGACTTCATACTTTTAGTCAAATTGATCAAATCATATCTAATAAATAAGGATGCCACTCCTTTATTATCCTAAGTTGACACTTATTTTAGAGTTGAGTTGAAGTATCTTGATCAATTAGTTTTAGGATCCTTGGGACCCaacatgaacagtaaaaaacaTAACACAGTCCATATGGTTTAAAAGATGCAGTCAATATATTGATCATGAATTAGTCTTTATTTTACTCCATTTCATCAATCACTTCAAATTCATTTAAACTATGTAGCTGTACCAAATAAATACTCACTGATTGATGTTCAATCTTATGTTATAAATGTGAGTCCTTATTCTTAGTCATTTAAACATttctttattcataattttattcctTAGAAGCagcttttcttaaatttaattttagttttaattcgatttaaattttaaatcttgattgactgtatcatttttatttttatttttgttcagcAAGATTCActgtaaattttgaaataatatatcaattaataaCGATCATATGATTTAATTGATATTTacgattaaaaaaatgtaaaaaacaaGATTATAATTTTAGCTGTAGAAACTTCTCCAATTGTTGAGGTCAAATTCAACCATGAACCATCCATTCAATTCAATCATGCTTAATGAATAAAACGGATGATGACTAGTGATAACATTTAGGTCTGAAAGATAgaaatcaaaaaatataaaaagaataatatttttaaagtttttttatatgataatattaaatatatttatttttagctagtaatcaaataattacttattaaataatcaaataaatttttcaatattaaaaaatatttaaaatatcttattaaataTGGTTTAAATGagtttgtatgttttttttttcttttgaaaaaaggaaaatcttGTACTAAGAGATGGATTCGAATCCAAATGAGCACTTACATGAATTTAACGTAAGATTAGTCTGGTTATTTGTCAAGTGGGTCCATTTCataggagagagagaaaaagaaaaggaaaaagataaaatatattaattaataatagagtAATAGACGCGAGAAGAAAAAGAGCGTGAAGGTCGGGGGATAGATAGGGTTTGCCTTTACCCTGCTTTGCTCTCGGTGGTGTCACTGATTGGCGTTGCCAAATTTCCTttggcttcttcttctccgaatCTTTCAGAATCtctctctcatttatttttgaattgaaGTTTCTTTCTCATTATCTAAAATATCCTCGCGCGTGTTATTAGCGATGCCGGAGGAAGAAGTAGTGGAGCTCAAGTTCCGTCTCTACGATGGATCCGACATCGGTCCCTTCCGTTACTCCCCTGCCTCCACCATCGCCATGCTCAAGGACCGCATTTTTGCAGACTGGcccaaaggttttttttttttaattattttattaaccccctttttttcattttttattttttcaacttcCCACCCCAGTCGAAATTCttcattttgtgtttgtttaatTCTGATGATGGTGTGGGCTTTAACCTACTAATAGGGCTTCGGCTCCGACATCTTGAGCTTCCCTTAAATTCTTTGCTGTCAGCTTCCCTTAACTTCTTTGTTGTTGTGCAAACAAACACGGCCTTGACGAccgttttttttggaaaataaaaagtataaaaccgTGTTTTGTGAAGTTGTTGGGACTTGGAAGTGTATTTGTGTTGCTTGATTCTAGTTTTGAGAGTTCTTTGTTCCTGAGCGAGGTGGCAAGTGGTGGATAGGTTTGTTAATTTCGCAGTTCTCTACGCGTGCCGCGTTAGAAGTTGGGTGAATTTGCTTTGAACGGGGAAGATTTATGTGACGGGTATAGATTCTTTGTTCTTTTTGCTGGTTTTCAAATTcagggaattttttttatcggcaaattaGTTGTTAGGAGGATTTGAACCCACGACTACCAagtcaaccttatatctcctgAAATTTAGGGAATGTGATATTGTCATGTCTGAATTGTGTTGTTGTTTTGTGACGAAAATATAATCTCTGACCTTATGGGAAATTGCAGATAAATGCACCCCCCCTAGAGAACCCAAAATCCCATAATGTTGCTGCTGAAATTGAGGTTGTAGAcggttttttaaaaccttgggaCCCCATCTAGGCTGGAAACAACTtgatagggtttttttttttctttctagaaaTGTCACAACTGTTAAGTTTTTGCAACCCTTGTGTGTAAGCATGTATGTGCCTTTGAATTGTGGGAATTGGATATGCAGACCATAAACGAAAGAAATTTATGGTCACATGTTTGTTTGTACTTATTATCATAAACCTCTACCACAAATTGAGATGCTAAAATATTGTCTGGAATTCTGTTAGTTTGTTAATACAGGGAAAACACAGGTCTTGACTAGATTTTCCCGTAGTCAAGTGGTTGGATTAGGTTAGGTTGGTTAATGGGTATAGTGATCACTGGCCACTtagactttttttaaaacttcttGCTTTCTCTTGGTTGTGATTCTATTGGTGGTTATCAGTGcctattaattgtttttatcttaACATTAATTACAAGTCGTATCAAAACCGGAGTTGTTAATAGCAGCTGATAGGGGAGGAGTCTGGCCTGTATCCCCTGTTGGCACATATATCTTTTTTACCCATTTTTCCTGCCAAATCTTTGGCAGTGCATGCATTTTCCAGCCAACCCATATTCTCAATGCATTTATGTCCTGTCACTTTTCTCTATAGGTTCTACTCTATCCCTTGGATACACATGTTCCTAATCTTATCCCTCCTTGTATGTCCATTTATACACCTTAACATTCTCATCTCCACTAcacttgttttcttgtttgcacTTGAAGGCACTCCCAAAGTGCATGGCTGATGGCTGTTTGCGGAAAGTTTCCTGAGTTTGATATGCTCTTCGCAATCACATCTTATGCTTGGAAATGTTCCATTCATTTAGCTTGAATTCTATGTGTGATATCCCAATCAATCTCTCCATCGATTTGTTTGATTGATCTTGGATACCTAAAATACATGACTTGTGGCATAGCATGATCCTCAATTAGTCAATTTACCTCCAAGACATAGCTAATTCCCGTCTTATTAAGCTTGCATTCCACATAATCCTTCTTGCACAGTTACACTTAGTTGAAAAACCTTTGATTCTATGCAGCTTTTGTTGTAATTTACACCCATCTGTTGCCATTGATTCTATGAATTGAAGGATTAGCTCTTGGATGTACCTAATAAGCACGGCTTATGTTAATCTAAATAGAATGGACACAAAAGTTTACTCCTGGTGCAAACAGCAAACCTATCCCTATAAGAAAATCTTCTGTTACACCTTCATGAGCTTGCTGACTAATTGCTGACTCATCATTCATATCCTTTATTATTTGGATACATGATACAGTCATATTTTTTCTCTAGAGCCTTCCCTAACAATCCCTCAGGCACCTATTGGATTTATGTAGATAATTATAAATACTTTTGTAATCACATGTGATGCATATTTATATCAACTAGAGCAGGACAGAGCACAGAGAAGAACACCAGAAGCAGTAGATAAACCAAAAACaatgcaaacaaataaaaaaagtaaaacaatgaATGGCTGGAAAAAATTACATAACTAGTTGACATGTGTCCAAACCTGGAcagatttattatattatagatAAGGTATACAGAGCAATGTTAGGGTAGGAGAGAAGGGAGATAAAAGggtaaaaaataggaaaaaaagacTTAACTATAGTGAAAATATTGTTTCTGTtagatttgatttatttttgaaGCATACTGAAGACTTTATGAGATTATCCCCATTTCCTCTTTTTCTCACTTCCCATAGCATACAGGAGACATTGGTATAAGATAGCAATAAGGTATAGGTTTTGATATCATACATTTTGTTGAACGGTGCTAAATTGGTTTGGGTATGGTGTGAGACCTCATATTTTGTTGAACAGTGCTAAATTGGTAGGAGTGGTTTGAGCTAATTGATGTTCTATGGATAGGCCATGACTTCAGTGATGCAGATGTGTTCTAATGTCACATTTTTTATCCATATGGTTGTTTAGTTGCCAGTATATTCTTAGCTGCATGTTGGTATAAACTTTCTCTTTACTGACTGGCAACTTTATGCCCATATATGTATGTTGTCACCTAAGCAGGTTTTCTGGTTGCGTGGGTGTGTGAAAGTCGATGGAGCTTGGATGGGATCCTAAAACCAGATGACTCATAGCTTAACTTTTGTTTGGATGTCTTAAACATTTagtttttggttgttttcttcCCCTGTTAACCGTGTTTTATAATCAGGACATGCGTGTCATGATATTCCGGTTCTGGTATTAAATATTAGTTGGACAGCCATTTTAGTTAAGTTCTCATTTATTGTCATATATGCACAAGACATATatgaagtaataatttttatcttttactatATGGTTTTTACCCCTTTAGCAACCGGTTAATACTGTCTGAGTGTTGTTATTTGCTAGGTTATATGACTTATGTTGCACTTGTCTTATTTGGGAcatgttatttttcatttttttcttgagtTCCTGTTGTTTTGGTTTATATTCTTCTCCcttatttagttttttgttgtttttctaactatttatgaaatttgtattggttgttcTGGTTGACCATAGACAAGAAGATTATACCAAAAGCAGCAAATGATATAAAACTGATAAGTGCTGGCAAAATTTTGGAGAACCACAAGACAGTTGGCCAGTGTAGAGTACCTTTTGGCGAGCTTCCCAAAGGGGTTATAACCATGCATGTTGTGGTCCAGCCATCTTTGCTCAAAGCAAAAACAGGTAGATTTCATTCTAGAACATACCGTGTAATTATTTTCTGTCATCTTATTTATGCCTCAAAGGGCAGCTCCATGTAGGTGTTAGGTACCAGGTAATGATAGAAAGCTAACTAACTAGGATCAAGGATCAAGTATTGTGTGACTGAAtgctaaattttttcttttgctgagtCTAAACAGAGAAAAAAGTTGATGAGGTGCCCAGAAAACATATATGTGCATGTTCGATATTGTGAGAATCCGTTgtcgtcatcatcatcatgaagagTTAAGCTGCTGATCTCGCCTTAGTTGTATGCTGGGATATCCGAAGGTCATGGATATGCGTAGCTGGGAAgacaataatttgtaaaaaagtcCCAATCCCCATCATAGTTGAGTGTTGTTGGAGGGCATTCCTGTGTAGCAATGCTTGCCAGTGATGATTTTCTCATGTCCTATAAAATGGTTGGATGTTTGATGTATCAAGGTAGGTGCAGTCTATAtcataatatcaaatataatattatagaaaaaaaagttcGATCACTATTTTCTAAGGATATTCAACAGTATTCACTACCGGAATGATCATACCCGTTTCTTGTGGCATTCTTGTCTTGCATTTGTATCATCATGGATCTCTACAATCGGAAGAGGTATTTTAAAGTTAAGaggaaattaattttacaagaattaattttaagttgttAAACGTAATTAAAACTTGTTTAAATTTATCTGTATAGGATATGATATGATGCATTGAAATGTATTATATTATGGCAGACAGAATTAGTGTTTTTTAGACAGACACGTAGAGACATTTTGTTAAATTGGCGGCTTTTACCTTGACCCGGAAATTTACACAGATTCTATTATTTGTCGAAATAAGTGATCCAAGATAATTTTAGAGTGATTAAGGTGTTCCACTGTTccttattgttattaattatgaGCTTgcttgtttcaatttttttgcgaagatttctttttataaaagatacttttaaagttttttttaatgttagttTAAGTTTGTAAAATAAAAGTCAATTTAGAAAAGATCAATTTTGGCTAATTATTTTGAAAGCTTGTATTAAGTAACAtagtaaaatgtattttttataaccgtaattgaatataaatgttttttcataaaatatttaaaatattttttttgaacgataatattgaattttattaaaaaaagtattggaGGGAGTATAAAGTGTACCACTTCACACAAATacaaagggaacataaaattgGATATGGCAATAAATTCATATTCGTGGGTATCGTTTCGTTTCCAAGTTTGATAGGAAATTATTACTTTGACCGGAAATGAGTATGATAAGGGTAATAGCTGATTCTTAGTAACGGGTACAGGGATAGGAATGGGTATGTGCATACTCCTTTCATCCTCATTCCCATATCCTATATTCCTATATGTGTAATGAttagattatttatattttatgtaacatataatactttaatattttgttattatttgtcTTTGTAACCAAGCACATACTCATGTCACTCTGAAATTTTTATTACAACAATTACCATGCCATGATTGATTCTTACCTTCATTTGGTGATAGGATTAGAAATTTggaaccaaatatatatatatgatggagTGATAAAGTCTTTTTTCTTGAATATATATGATGTCactattttatagaaaaataaatattttttttcttttatctttttactttattttttaaaattattgggtGGATATAGGTAGGAGACACATATCCAATACCATTGGATATGAAGATGAGGAACCAAAAATCATACTCGTcaaaggatgagaatgggtttttatttttggaggctttcaattttttatgaagaattattttttttaattttttttaatgtttgtttaGGCTTTTTAAAAAAGTGAGAATTTAGAAtggatcaattttttaaaagttattttaaaagctTTTATTAAGTAACTTTTTaatgaaatgtattttttatgatcataattaaatataaattttttccataaaatattttaaaaaataaataccttgagaaattaatttaaataccctaataatataaatacttaCCAACATTGTGTAATATGCATAGATAATTTTGTTCTTAGTGAGTATGGAAAAAGGAATACCTTTATTcacacaaaataatataaatactttGTGGGGACCTCCCTCGGTGTGCATGAATTGAAGTTATAACTACCTAGCAAGGATTAGATTTTATATTTCTGTTATTATCTTGTGCAGAGCAGATTCtgtttgttttttatctttaaattcaaATCTCATAATCTCTAGCTTTAAGTTGTTGAtctcttttatctatttatattcCTATGTAACTCTCAAATAATCAATGAAAAGATCCTTCAGTTGCCTTCTCTACATGAACAATTATGGAATTTGGTAGCTTCAACGACAATTCAGAACTCAGAACAGATAATGTGTT
The Glycine max cultivar Williams 82 chromosome 16, Glycine_max_v4.0, whole genome shotgun sequence genome window above contains:
- the LOC100808865 gene encoding glutaredoxin-C1 — protein: MHYQAAAASWGSYVAGAPRNSAAAAVVVGDPLERIERLASESAVVIFSVSTCCMCHAIKRLFCGMGVNPTVHELDEDPRGKDLERALMRLLGTPSVVPVVFIGGKLVGTMDRVMACHINGTLVPLLKEAGALWL
- the LOC100500075 gene encoding putative membrane-anchored ubiquitin-fold protein, with product MPEEEVVELKFRLYDGSDIGPFRYSPASTIAMLKDRIFADWPKDKKIIPKAANDIKLISAGKILENHKTVGQCRVPFGELPKGVITMHVVVQPSLLKAKTEKKVDEVPRKHICACSIL